The following are encoded in a window of Alosa sapidissima isolate fAloSap1 chromosome 10, fAloSap1.pri, whole genome shotgun sequence genomic DNA:
- the nr4a3 gene encoding nuclear receptor subfamily 4 group A member 3 isoform X2, whose product MDGSESQFNLRKALVRKSATSPAPTHEYRTHPLRRLPIPEPSPVSLTNPPQFSEQNSREIYGIEAMSKHAHLWEQLHFVHLKCTPREMPCVQAQYGPAPPGSSYSSQSVGYHGDYGSDLMNPDYAKLELGAGEISAAATTSLPSFNVFVESSYDPPKPSCLYQLPMARSTIKKEDDPYPAGPALSMGQNDDALAGSSMYFKQSPPSTPPTPLPPGPPGGAFLWEEPQSLQPLPQPQRFAHFYEQSPAATYEGMSLQVRPERSPSDVHGHGHPQAHPHTHTHMYPLGMAKAGGLPFRSLATMGGCPAPLPSPPTRSSTGEGTCAVCGDNAACQHYGVRTCEGCKGFFKRTVQKNAKYVCLASKNCPVDKRRRNRCQYCRFQKCLSVGMVKEVVRTDSLKGRRGRLPSKPKSPLQTESSPPSPPISLVSALLRAYTHSTPRELDYSQFSAVETVGLSEAQQVQLFYRLLTCSMEVTRAWADRIPGFSELNRDDQNTLIDSAFLELFVLRLAYRWVLPEEKLVLCNGLVLHRQQCLRGFGEWLDSIRDFSANLQSLGLDLTTFSCLCALVLLTDQCPGLKDRKRVEELQNKVLCSLRDHLGFGSSAGGAAAGKAPPSLSRVVGVRAELRTQRTQGLQRIFYLKLEDLVPPPPAIDRFLDTLPY is encoded by the exons ATGGATGGCTCTGAATCCCAATTTAATTTGCGAAAG GCGCTGGTTCGGAAGAGCGCCACCAGCCCAGCTCCGACCCACGAGTACCGGACACATCCTCTGAGGCGTCTGCCGATACCCGAACCATCTCCCGTATCACTAACAAACCCACCACAATTCAGCGAGCAAAACTCACGCGAG ATCTATGGCATTGAAGCGATGAGCAAACACGCGCACTTATGGGAACAACTGCATTTTGTCCATCTAAAATGCACTCCCCGAG AAATGCCTTGTGTACAGGCTCAGTATGGCCCTGCTCCTCCGGGGTCCAGCTACTCCTCCCAGTCCGTCGGTTACCACGGAGACTACGGCTCGGACCTCATGAACCCTGACTATGCCAAGCTGGAGTTGGGCGCTGGAGAGATCTCGGCGGCGGCCACCACGTCTCTCCCCAGCTTCAATGTGTTTGTGGAGAGCAGCTACGACCCGCCCAAGCCCTCCTGCCTGTACCAGCTGCCCATGGCGCGGTCCACTATCAAGAAGGAGGACGACCCGTACCCTGCCGGCCCGGCCCTCTCCATGGGCCAGAATGACGACGCGCTGGCCGGCAGCTCCATGTACTTCAAGCAGTCGCCGCCCTCCACCCCGCCCACCCCCCTCCCGCCCGGCCCACCTGGAGGCGCCTTCCTGTGGGAGGAGCCTCAGTCCCTGCAGCCCCTCCCCCAGCCGCAGCGATTCGCTCACTTCTACGAGCAGTCGCCCGCAGCCACCTACGAGGGCATGAGTTTGCAGGTGCGCCCCGAGCGCTCGCCCTCCGACGTACACGGTCACGGCCACCCGCAAgcgcacccgcacacacacacgcacatgtaccCGCTGGGCATGGCAAAGGCCGGGGGTCTGCCATTCCGCTCGCTGGCCACCATGGGCGGGTGCCCAGCACCCCTGCCCTCCCCTCCAACACGCTCCAGCACGGGCGAGGGGACGTGTGCCGTGTGCGGAGACAACGCCGCCTGCCAACACTATGGGGTGCGCACGTGTGAGGGCTGCAAAGGCTTCTTCAAG AGAACTGTTCAGAAGAATGCCAAGTATGTCTGTTTGGCCAGTAAAAACTGCCCAGTGGACAAGAGACGGCGAAATCGTTGCCAGTATTGCCGCTTCCAGAAGTGTCTGAGTGTGGGGATGGTAAAAGAAG TGGTCCGTACAGATAGCCTGAAAGGCAGGAGGGGTCGTCTGCCGTCCAAACCAAAGAGCCCCCTGCAGACGGAGTCATCCCCCCCCTCGCCCCCCATCAGTCTCGTCAGCGCTCTCCTGCGCGcctacacacactccaccccccGGGAGCTCGACTACAGCCAG TTTAGTGCTGTGGAGACAGTGGGTCTGTCCGAGGCGCAGCAGGTGCAGCTCTTCTACCGCTTGCTGACCTGCTCAATGGAGGTAACGCGCGCCTGGGCTGACCGCATACCCGGATTCTCCGAGCTCAACCGAGATGACCAGAACACGCTCATCGACTCTGCCTTCCTGGAGCTGTTTGTTCTGCGCCTGGCCTACAG gtgggtGCTGCCGGAGGAGAAGCTGGTGCTGTGTAATGGCCTGGTGCTGCACCGGCAGCAGTGTCTGCGGGGCTTCGGGGAGTGGCTGGACTCCATCCGCGACTTCAGCGCCAACCTGCAGAGCCTTGGACTGGACCTGACCACCTTCAGCTGCCTCTGTGCCCTGGTACTGCTCACAG ATCAGTGTCCTGGTCTGAAGGATCGGAAGCGTGTGGAGGAGCTGCAGAATAAGGTCCTCTGTTCTCTGCGGGATCACCTGGGCTTCGGCTCCAGTGCAGGCGGGGCGGCAGCAGGGAAAGCTCCCCCCTCGCTGAGCCGCGTGGTGGGGGTGAGGGCTGAGCTTCGGACCCAGCGGACCCAGGGCCTCCAGAGAATCTTCTACCTGAAGCTCGAGGACTTGGTCCCTCCCCCTCCAGCCATCGATAGGTTCTTGGATACACTGCCCTATTAG
- the nr4a3 gene encoding nuclear receptor subfamily 4 group A member 3 isoform X1, producing the protein MSKHAHLWEQLHFVHLKCTPREMPCVQAQYGPAPPGSSYSSQSVGYHGDYGSDLMNPDYAKLELGAGEISAAATTSLPSFNVFVESSYDPPKPSCLYQLPMARSTIKKEDDPYPAGPALSMGQNDDALAGSSMYFKQSPPSTPPTPLPPGPPGGAFLWEEPQSLQPLPQPQRFAHFYEQSPAATYEGMSLQVRPERSPSDVHGHGHPQAHPHTHTHMYPLGMAKAGGLPFRSLATMGGCPAPLPSPPTRSSTGEGTCAVCGDNAACQHYGVRTCEGCKGFFKRTVQKNAKYVCLASKNCPVDKRRRNRCQYCRFQKCLSVGMVKEVVRTDSLKGRRGRLPSKPKSPLQTESSPPSPPISLVSALLRAYTHSTPRELDYSQFSAVETVGLSEAQQVQLFYRLLTCSMEVTRAWADRIPGFSELNRDDQNTLIDSAFLELFVLRLAYRWVLPEEKLVLCNGLVLHRQQCLRGFGEWLDSIRDFSANLQSLGLDLTTFSCLCALVLLTDQCPGLKDRKRVEELQNKVLCSLRDHLGFGSSAGGAAAGKAPPSLSRVVGVRAELRTQRTQGLQRIFYLKLEDLVPPPPAIDRFLDTLPY; encoded by the exons ATGAGCAAACACGCGCACTTATGGGAACAACTGCATTTTGTCCATCTAAAATGCACTCCCCGAG AAATGCCTTGTGTACAGGCTCAGTATGGCCCTGCTCCTCCGGGGTCCAGCTACTCCTCCCAGTCCGTCGGTTACCACGGAGACTACGGCTCGGACCTCATGAACCCTGACTATGCCAAGCTGGAGTTGGGCGCTGGAGAGATCTCGGCGGCGGCCACCACGTCTCTCCCCAGCTTCAATGTGTTTGTGGAGAGCAGCTACGACCCGCCCAAGCCCTCCTGCCTGTACCAGCTGCCCATGGCGCGGTCCACTATCAAGAAGGAGGACGACCCGTACCCTGCCGGCCCGGCCCTCTCCATGGGCCAGAATGACGACGCGCTGGCCGGCAGCTCCATGTACTTCAAGCAGTCGCCGCCCTCCACCCCGCCCACCCCCCTCCCGCCCGGCCCACCTGGAGGCGCCTTCCTGTGGGAGGAGCCTCAGTCCCTGCAGCCCCTCCCCCAGCCGCAGCGATTCGCTCACTTCTACGAGCAGTCGCCCGCAGCCACCTACGAGGGCATGAGTTTGCAGGTGCGCCCCGAGCGCTCGCCCTCCGACGTACACGGTCACGGCCACCCGCAAgcgcacccgcacacacacacgcacatgtaccCGCTGGGCATGGCAAAGGCCGGGGGTCTGCCATTCCGCTCGCTGGCCACCATGGGCGGGTGCCCAGCACCCCTGCCCTCCCCTCCAACACGCTCCAGCACGGGCGAGGGGACGTGTGCCGTGTGCGGAGACAACGCCGCCTGCCAACACTATGGGGTGCGCACGTGTGAGGGCTGCAAAGGCTTCTTCAAG AGAACTGTTCAGAAGAATGCCAAGTATGTCTGTTTGGCCAGTAAAAACTGCCCAGTGGACAAGAGACGGCGAAATCGTTGCCAGTATTGCCGCTTCCAGAAGTGTCTGAGTGTGGGGATGGTAAAAGAAG TGGTCCGTACAGATAGCCTGAAAGGCAGGAGGGGTCGTCTGCCGTCCAAACCAAAGAGCCCCCTGCAGACGGAGTCATCCCCCCCCTCGCCCCCCATCAGTCTCGTCAGCGCTCTCCTGCGCGcctacacacactccaccccccGGGAGCTCGACTACAGCCAG TTTAGTGCTGTGGAGACAGTGGGTCTGTCCGAGGCGCAGCAGGTGCAGCTCTTCTACCGCTTGCTGACCTGCTCAATGGAGGTAACGCGCGCCTGGGCTGACCGCATACCCGGATTCTCCGAGCTCAACCGAGATGACCAGAACACGCTCATCGACTCTGCCTTCCTGGAGCTGTTTGTTCTGCGCCTGGCCTACAG gtgggtGCTGCCGGAGGAGAAGCTGGTGCTGTGTAATGGCCTGGTGCTGCACCGGCAGCAGTGTCTGCGGGGCTTCGGGGAGTGGCTGGACTCCATCCGCGACTTCAGCGCCAACCTGCAGAGCCTTGGACTGGACCTGACCACCTTCAGCTGCCTCTGTGCCCTGGTACTGCTCACAG ATCAGTGTCCTGGTCTGAAGGATCGGAAGCGTGTGGAGGAGCTGCAGAATAAGGTCCTCTGTTCTCTGCGGGATCACCTGGGCTTCGGCTCCAGTGCAGGCGGGGCGGCAGCAGGGAAAGCTCCCCCCTCGCTGAGCCGCGTGGTGGGGGTGAGGGCTGAGCTTCGGACCCAGCGGACCCAGGGCCTCCAGAGAATCTTCTACCTGAAGCTCGAGGACTTGGTCCCTCCCCCTCCAGCCATCGATAGGTTCTTGGATACACTGCCCTATTAG
- the nr4a3 gene encoding nuclear receptor subfamily 4 group A member 3 isoform X3, whose translation MPCVQAQYGPAPPGSSYSSQSVGYHGDYGSDLMNPDYAKLELGAGEISAAATTSLPSFNVFVESSYDPPKPSCLYQLPMARSTIKKEDDPYPAGPALSMGQNDDALAGSSMYFKQSPPSTPPTPLPPGPPGGAFLWEEPQSLQPLPQPQRFAHFYEQSPAATYEGMSLQVRPERSPSDVHGHGHPQAHPHTHTHMYPLGMAKAGGLPFRSLATMGGCPAPLPSPPTRSSTGEGTCAVCGDNAACQHYGVRTCEGCKGFFKRTVQKNAKYVCLASKNCPVDKRRRNRCQYCRFQKCLSVGMVKEVVRTDSLKGRRGRLPSKPKSPLQTESSPPSPPISLVSALLRAYTHSTPRELDYSQFSAVETVGLSEAQQVQLFYRLLTCSMEVTRAWADRIPGFSELNRDDQNTLIDSAFLELFVLRLAYRWVLPEEKLVLCNGLVLHRQQCLRGFGEWLDSIRDFSANLQSLGLDLTTFSCLCALVLLTDQCPGLKDRKRVEELQNKVLCSLRDHLGFGSSAGGAAAGKAPPSLSRVVGVRAELRTQRTQGLQRIFYLKLEDLVPPPPAIDRFLDTLPY comes from the exons ATGCCTTGTGTACAGGCTCAGTATGGCCCTGCTCCTCCGGGGTCCAGCTACTCCTCCCAGTCCGTCGGTTACCACGGAGACTACGGCTCGGACCTCATGAACCCTGACTATGCCAAGCTGGAGTTGGGCGCTGGAGAGATCTCGGCGGCGGCCACCACGTCTCTCCCCAGCTTCAATGTGTTTGTGGAGAGCAGCTACGACCCGCCCAAGCCCTCCTGCCTGTACCAGCTGCCCATGGCGCGGTCCACTATCAAGAAGGAGGACGACCCGTACCCTGCCGGCCCGGCCCTCTCCATGGGCCAGAATGACGACGCGCTGGCCGGCAGCTCCATGTACTTCAAGCAGTCGCCGCCCTCCACCCCGCCCACCCCCCTCCCGCCCGGCCCACCTGGAGGCGCCTTCCTGTGGGAGGAGCCTCAGTCCCTGCAGCCCCTCCCCCAGCCGCAGCGATTCGCTCACTTCTACGAGCAGTCGCCCGCAGCCACCTACGAGGGCATGAGTTTGCAGGTGCGCCCCGAGCGCTCGCCCTCCGACGTACACGGTCACGGCCACCCGCAAgcgcacccgcacacacacacgcacatgtaccCGCTGGGCATGGCAAAGGCCGGGGGTCTGCCATTCCGCTCGCTGGCCACCATGGGCGGGTGCCCAGCACCCCTGCCCTCCCCTCCAACACGCTCCAGCACGGGCGAGGGGACGTGTGCCGTGTGCGGAGACAACGCCGCCTGCCAACACTATGGGGTGCGCACGTGTGAGGGCTGCAAAGGCTTCTTCAAG AGAACTGTTCAGAAGAATGCCAAGTATGTCTGTTTGGCCAGTAAAAACTGCCCAGTGGACAAGAGACGGCGAAATCGTTGCCAGTATTGCCGCTTCCAGAAGTGTCTGAGTGTGGGGATGGTAAAAGAAG TGGTCCGTACAGATAGCCTGAAAGGCAGGAGGGGTCGTCTGCCGTCCAAACCAAAGAGCCCCCTGCAGACGGAGTCATCCCCCCCCTCGCCCCCCATCAGTCTCGTCAGCGCTCTCCTGCGCGcctacacacactccaccccccGGGAGCTCGACTACAGCCAG TTTAGTGCTGTGGAGACAGTGGGTCTGTCCGAGGCGCAGCAGGTGCAGCTCTTCTACCGCTTGCTGACCTGCTCAATGGAGGTAACGCGCGCCTGGGCTGACCGCATACCCGGATTCTCCGAGCTCAACCGAGATGACCAGAACACGCTCATCGACTCTGCCTTCCTGGAGCTGTTTGTTCTGCGCCTGGCCTACAG gtgggtGCTGCCGGAGGAGAAGCTGGTGCTGTGTAATGGCCTGGTGCTGCACCGGCAGCAGTGTCTGCGGGGCTTCGGGGAGTGGCTGGACTCCATCCGCGACTTCAGCGCCAACCTGCAGAGCCTTGGACTGGACCTGACCACCTTCAGCTGCCTCTGTGCCCTGGTACTGCTCACAG ATCAGTGTCCTGGTCTGAAGGATCGGAAGCGTGTGGAGGAGCTGCAGAATAAGGTCCTCTGTTCTCTGCGGGATCACCTGGGCTTCGGCTCCAGTGCAGGCGGGGCGGCAGCAGGGAAAGCTCCCCCCTCGCTGAGCCGCGTGGTGGGGGTGAGGGCTGAGCTTCGGACCCAGCGGACCCAGGGCCTCCAGAGAATCTTCTACCTGAAGCTCGAGGACTTGGTCCCTCCCCCTCCAGCCATCGATAGGTTCTTGGATACACTGCCCTATTAG
- the stx17 gene encoding syntaxin-17 isoform X1, producing MTEGTGKLPLRRLEPPIHKFTKVAIPTDLQRLQQHQHNIEKFQRCRQWDRLHQEHINSSRTVQQLRSNLWEMEKLCERVRAEDAAALDKLVQPIKEQASAAAQDFLRLHSEAVNHPLPSQPTASHTQHDPSCGDDDMATSLGVTQMQLPPIPLEQNAAESWDTLEEDLQELSGLVNEFALLVHSQQEKIDSIEENVSVAASNVEEGARSLGKAASSGLAVLPVCGALVGGVLGGPLGLLAGFKLVGVASAIGGGILGFAGGNLIQKRKRERVDVQLQQLKNTHDD from the exons ATGACGGAGGGAACTGGCAAACTGCCGCTCAGGCGCCTGGAACCGCCCATCCATAAGTTTACCAAAGTGGCTATTCCTACCGATCTGCAGAGACTTCAGCAACATCAACACAATATAGAAAAG TTTCAGAGATGTCGACAATGGGACAGACTCCACCAGGAACACATCAACTCCAGCCGCACTGTGCAG caACTGCGCTCTAACCTGTGGGAGATGGAGAAGCTGTGTGAGCGTGTCCGGGCCGAGGATGCCGCTGCACTGGACAAACTGGTCCAGCCAATCAAAGAGCAGGCATCAGCCGCAGCCCAGGACTTCCTGCGTCTCCATTCAGAGGCTGTCAATCACCCGCTGCCATCACAGCCaaccgcctcacacacacagcacgacCCATCctgtg GTGATGACGATATGGCCACCTCACTGGGTGTCACACAGATGCAGCTGCCACCAATTCCACTGGAGCAGAATGCTGCGGAGAGCTGGGACACTCTGGAGGag GATTTGCAGGAGCTAAGTGGTTTGGTCAATGAATTTGCCTTACTTGTTCAT tcacagcAGGAGAAGATTGACAGCATTGAGGAGAACGTTAGCGTGGCGGCGAGCAACGTGGAGGAGGGGGCGCGCAGCCTCGGGAag GCTGCTAGCTCGGGATTGGCCGTGCTGCCGGTGTGCGGAGCTCTGGTGGGCGGGGTTTTGGGTGGACCCCTCGGTTTGTTGGCAGGATTTAAATTGGTGGGTGTGGCCTCTGCAATAGGTGGTGGGATTCTTGGATTTGCTGGCGGCAACCTGATCCAAAAACGCAAACGTGAGCGTGTGGATGTCCAACTCCAGCAGCTGAAGAACACACACGATGATTAA
- the stx17 gene encoding syntaxin-17 isoform X2: protein MEQLEVFSGVEMADASVSLKKLSLVFQRCRQWDRLHQEHINSSRTVQQLRSNLWEMEKLCERVRAEDAAALDKLVQPIKEQASAAAQDFLRLHSEAVNHPLPSQPTASHTQHDPSCGDDDMATSLGVTQMQLPPIPLEQNAAESWDTLEEDLQELSGLVNEFALLVHSQQEKIDSIEENVSVAASNVEEGARSLGKAASSGLAVLPVCGALVGGVLGGPLGLLAGFKLVGVASAIGGGILGFAGGNLIQKRKRERVDVQLQQLKNTHDD from the exons ATGGAACAACTGGAAGTTTTCAGTGGTGTTGAAATGGCAGATGCAAGTGTCAGTTTGAAGAAATTAAGTCTTGTG TTTCAGAGATGTCGACAATGGGACAGACTCCACCAGGAACACATCAACTCCAGCCGCACTGTGCAG caACTGCGCTCTAACCTGTGGGAGATGGAGAAGCTGTGTGAGCGTGTCCGGGCCGAGGATGCCGCTGCACTGGACAAACTGGTCCAGCCAATCAAAGAGCAGGCATCAGCCGCAGCCCAGGACTTCCTGCGTCTCCATTCAGAGGCTGTCAATCACCCGCTGCCATCACAGCCaaccgcctcacacacacagcacgacCCATCctgtg GTGATGACGATATGGCCACCTCACTGGGTGTCACACAGATGCAGCTGCCACCAATTCCACTGGAGCAGAATGCTGCGGAGAGCTGGGACACTCTGGAGGag GATTTGCAGGAGCTAAGTGGTTTGGTCAATGAATTTGCCTTACTTGTTCAT tcacagcAGGAGAAGATTGACAGCATTGAGGAGAACGTTAGCGTGGCGGCGAGCAACGTGGAGGAGGGGGCGCGCAGCCTCGGGAag GCTGCTAGCTCGGGATTGGCCGTGCTGCCGGTGTGCGGAGCTCTGGTGGGCGGGGTTTTGGGTGGACCCCTCGGTTTGTTGGCAGGATTTAAATTGGTGGGTGTGGCCTCTGCAATAGGTGGTGGGATTCTTGGATTTGCTGGCGGCAACCTGATCCAAAAACGCAAACGTGAGCGTGTGGATGTCCAACTCCAGCAGCTGAAGAACACACACGATGATTAA
- the erp44 gene encoding endoplasmic reticulum resident protein 44, producing MKLTSIIPGLDLHYFTILLVVGLYSPVWGEITSLDAGNIDDTLNNAGVALVNFYADWCRFSQMLHPIFEEASNVVREEYPDSRDVVFARVDCDQHSDIAQRYRISKYPTLKLFRNGMMMKREYRGQRSVAAIADFIRQQKVQPIVEMKSLEELATIDRSKRTIVGYFEQKEAENYKSFEKVANILRDDCVFMAAFGEVSKPERFSGDNVIYKPMGENVPDMVYLGTLTNFDLTYAWAQDKCVPLVREITFENGEELTEEGIPFLILFHLKDDTESLEKFQHEVARQLISEKGSINFLHADCDKFRHPLLHIQKTPADCPVIAIDSFRHMYVFPEYSDVTIPGKLKQFVLDLHSGKLHREFHHGPDPTDSTPGQEENREVASNPPESSFQKLAPSETRYTLLRDRDEL from the exons GTAGTAGGCCTGTACAGTCCAGTGTGGGGAGAGATAACCAGTCTGGATGCCGGCAACATAGATGACACGCTCA ATAATGCCGGAGTGGCACTCGTTAACTTTTATGCGGACTG gtgtcgCTTCAGTCAGATGCTGCACCCCATCTTTGAAGAAGCATCAAACGTGGTTAGGGAGGAATACCCAGACAGCCGAGATGTGGTGTTTGCACGGGTGGACTGCGACCAGCACT CGGACATTGCCCAGCGGTATCGCATCAGTAAGTACCCGACACTAAAGCTCTTCCGGAATGGAATGATGATGAAGCGCGAGTaccggggtcagaggtcagtggCAGCCATCGCCGACTTCATCCGCCAGCAGAAGGTCCAGCCCATCGTAGAGATGAAGAGCCTAGAGGAACTCGCCACTATAGAC aggagtaaGCGCACCATTGTGGGCTACTTTGAGCAGAAGGAGGCCGAAAACTACAAGAGCTTTGAGAAAGTGGCCAATATCCTGCGAGATGACTGTGTGTTCATGGCTGCCTTTGG GGAGGTGTCTAAGCCAGAGCGCTTCAGCGGTGATAACGTGATCTACAAACCTATGGGGGAGAACGTTCCAGATATGGTGTACCTGGGCACGCTCACCAACTTCGACCTGACGTACGCCTGGGCCCAGGACAAGTGTGTCCCTCTGGTCCGAGAGATCACCTTTGAGAATGGAGAG gaaCTGACGGAGGAGGGCATTCCCTTTCTGATCCTCTTCCATCTGAAAGACGACACGGAGAGCCTGGAGAAGTTTCAGCACGAGGTTGCCCGGCAACTCATCAGTGAGAAGG GTTCCATTAACTTCCTGCACGCCGACTGCGATAAGTTCCGCCACCCTCTCCTCCATATCCAAAAGACGCCCGCAGACTGCCCCGTCATCGCCATTGACAGCTTTAGACACATGTATGTCTTCCCAGAGTACAGCGACGTCAC GATTCCAGGAAAGCTGAAACAGTTTGTGTTAGACCTTCACTCAGGAAAATTACATAGAGAGTTCCACCATGGGCCTGATCCTACAGACAGCACACCaggacag GAGGAGAACAGGGAGGTTGCAAGCAATCCTCCAGAGAGCTCTTTCCAGAAGCTGGCTCCCAGCGAAACGCGCTACACTCTCCTGAGAGACCGCGACGAGCTGTGA